A single window of Aquabacterium sp. OR-4 DNA harbors:
- the ttdB gene encoding L(+)-tartrate dehydratase subunit beta — translation MNAPAPKKIVLQTPIRDEDLAGLKVGDVVWLTGRLVTCRDVAHRRLIEQGRALPVDLDGGAIFHAGPIVRQKDDGRFEMVSIGPTTSMRMEKFEREFIRQTGVKLIVGKGGMGAETAAACQAHKAVHAIFPGGCAVLAATQVEEIEGAEWQDLGMPETLWINRVREFGPLIISIDTHGNNLIQQNKDRFNEKKRPILARISEQLSFIR, via the coding sequence GTGAACGCCCCCGCCCCGAAGAAAATCGTCCTGCAGACCCCGATCCGCGACGAGGACCTGGCCGGCCTGAAGGTGGGCGACGTGGTGTGGCTCACCGGCCGCCTGGTCACCTGCCGCGACGTGGCCCACCGCCGGCTGATCGAGCAAGGCCGCGCGCTGCCGGTCGACCTGGACGGCGGCGCGATCTTTCATGCCGGGCCGATCGTGCGGCAAAAGGACGATGGCCGCTTCGAGATGGTGTCGATCGGCCCGACCACCAGCATGCGCATGGAGAAGTTCGAGCGCGAGTTCATCCGCCAGACCGGCGTGAAGCTGATCGTCGGCAAGGGCGGCATGGGCGCCGAGACCGCGGCCGCCTGCCAGGCGCACAAGGCCGTGCACGCCATCTTTCCTGGCGGCTGCGCGGTGCTGGCCGCCACCCAGGTGGAAGAGATCGAGGGCGCCGAGTGGCAGGACCTGGGCATGCCCGAGACGCTGTGGATCAACCGCGTGCGCGAGTTCGGGCCGCTGATCATCAGCATCGACACCCACGGCAACAACCTGATCCAGCAGAACAAGGACCGCTTCAACGAGAAGAAGCGGCCGATCCTGGCGCGCATCAGCGAGCAGCTGAGCTTCATCCGCTGA